One part of the Torulaspora delbrueckii CBS 1146 chromosome 8, complete genome genome encodes these proteins:
- the CDC24 gene encoding Rho family guanine nucleotide exchange factor CDC24 (similar to Saccharomyces cerevisiae CDC24 (YAL041W); ancestral locus Anc_7.32) has product MAVQSHMSSASLPLQNPRSNSTAMSNVMNTAVTELDSLYYICANVKRRLEQLPQLHPYMNLAYASSEVLSERQSLFLSQKQQQQKVNSHQSISSTFSGRDSHPIISSTARTSSISNSSLKEELSLDGITYTSSSQGNGGSNSGNENNNNMEDTLLTFSMGILPISMDCDPVTQLSQLFQQGSPLCIIFNAVKPQFKLPVVSSDDIKICKKSIYDFILGCKQHFAFNDEELFKISDVFSNSTSDLIKVIDVVRTLMNSQPEIFSTTHDIEEQLLRELQHVPINSEQSKIMKELVATERKYVHDLEILERYRKQLLESNLITTEELYMLFPNLSDAIDFQRRFLISLEINALIDAPKQRIGALFMHSKHFFKLYEPWSIGQNAAIDFLSSHLEKMLRTDFIIRNKLELQSFLYKPVQRLCRYPLLLKELLQASQDVGNSKELEIALDISKGIARSINENQRRTENHEVVKKLYGRVTNWKGYRIAKFGELLYFDKVYISTNNASEPEREFEVYLFEKIIILFSEVIQKKTASLSLKKKQTNSGSSLSLNLTGSHSSFNTSFNGVSESKLDLRGRIMIVNLNQITPLESHSLTITWESIKEQGNFILKFKNEEIRDNWSSCLQSLVRKARSESFRSVNSNEQASFASPAQFRRAHTSMSSLNSSQGKHVSDMLAKRNTSSYESEYRSISENYKNSIPKSSLLIRIAFNSDFYTVLAELNSTVDEVLLIIQRKLSHSGNVNKIKYQDEDGDYVMLESEEDWTVAKEMLKESEDRILNVWAYG; this is encoded by the coding sequence ATGGCGGTCCAATCGCATATGTCGTCGGCGTCACTTCCTTTGCAAAATCCGCGGTCAAATTCGACTGCGATGTCCAACGTGATGAACACGGCTGTCACAGAGCTTGATTCTCTCTACTATATCTGTGCAAATGTTAAGAGAAGGTTGGAGCAATTACCACAATTACATCCGTATATGAACCTGGCGTATGCTTCGAGTGAAGTGCTAAGTGAGAGACAATCGCTGTTTTTATCACAgaagcagcagcaacaaaaGGTTAACAGCCATCAGAGTATATCATCGACCTTTAGTGGCAGAGATAGCCATCCTATTATTAGTAGTACGGCCAGAACAAGTTCTATCTCGAATTCTAGTTTGAAGGAGGAACTGTCGCTAGATGGCATTACTTAtacctcttcttcacaGGGGAATGGAGGTAGTAATAGTGGGAATGAAAACAACAATAATATGGAAGACACACTTTTGACGTTCAGTATGGGTATACTCCCGATATCGATGGATTGTGATCCAGTAACACAGCTTTCACAACTTTTCCAACAGGGTTCGCCGTTATGCATAATATTCAACGCTGTGAAACCCCAGTTCAAACTCCCTGTGGTGTCTTCTGATGATATCAAGATCTGCAAAAAGTCCATTTACGATTTCATACTAGGTTGCAAACAACATTTTGccttcaatgatgaagaactatTCAAGATATCCGATGTTTTCTCCAATTCAACAAGCGACCTTATAAAAGTTATAGATGTGGTCAGAACGCTCATGAACTCACAACCAGAGATCTTCTCCACAACACATGATATCGAAGAGCAGTTATTGCGTGAGCTACAACATGTGCCTATCAACTCTGAACAGTCGAAGATTATGAAGGAACTTGTTGCCACAGAGAGAAAATATGTTCATGACCTCGAGATACTGGAGAGATACAGAAAACAACTGTTAGAGAGCAATTTGATCACTACTGAAGAGCTTTACATGTTATTCCCAAATCTGAGTGACGCAATTGACTTCCAAAGGAGATTTCTGATTTCATTGGAGATCAATGCCCTCATTGATGCGCCTAAGCAACGAATTGGAGCCTTATTCATGCATTCCAAacattttttcaagttgtaCGAACCTTGGTCCATAGGTCAAAACGCAGCGATCGATTTTCTATCCAGTCATTTGGAGAAGATGCTTAGGACAGACTTCATCATCCGCAACAAGCTAGAGCtacaatcttttctttacAAGCCCGTACAGAGACTGTGCAGATATCCGCTTTTGTTAAAAGAACTGCTCCAGGCCTCACAGGACGTAGGCAACTCTAAAGAACTTGAGATCGCCCTCGATATCTCTAAAGGAATTGCGAGAAGTATTAAcgaaaatcaaagaaggacCGAAAATCACGAAGTGGTTAAGAAGCTCTATGGGCGTGTCACCAATTGGAAAGGTTACCGAATTGCCAAGTTTGGGGAACTACTTtattttgataaagtttACATCTCGACCAACAATGCATCCGAACCAGAAAGAGAATTCGAGGTTTACTTATTTGAGaaaatcatcattctcttctctgAAGTTATACAAAAGAAAACTGCATCACTTTCGCTCAAGAAAAAGCAGACAAACTCTGGCTCTTCATTGAGTTTGAATTTGACAGGATCTCATAGTAGCTTCAACACGTCCTTCAATGGTGTTTCTGAATCAAAATTAGATCTGAGGGGACGCATAATGATAGTCAATTTAAATCAGATTACCCCACTGGAGTCTCACTCTTTGACTATCACATGGGAGTCCATTAAAGAGCAAGGAAATTTCATACTAAAGTTCAAGAACGAGGAAATTAGGGACAATTGGAGCTCTTGTCTACAATCCCTAGTGCGGAAAGCTAGAAGCGAGTCCTTTAGAAGTGTGAACAGTAATGAACAAGCGTCATTTGCATCTCCGGCACAATTTAGACGTGCGCATACAAGTATGAGCTCCCTCAACAGCTCGCAAGGGAAGCATGTTTCCGATATGTTGGCCAAACGCAACACATCCTCTTACGAAAGCGAGTATCGTTCGATATCAGAAAATTATAAAAACTCGATACCGAAATCTTCACTTTTGATAAGAATCGCTTTCAATTCAGACTTCTATACAGTTCTGGCTGAGCTGAATTCAACTGTCGATGAAGTTTTACTCATAATACAACGTAAATTGAGTCATTCCGGAAATGTGAATAAGATAAAATATCAGGATGAAGACGGTGATTACGTCATGCTTGAATCGGAAGAGGATTGGACTGTCGCCAAAGAAATGCTgaaagaaagtgaagatCGCATTCTCAACGTCTGGGCGTATGGTTAA
- the ERV46 gene encoding retrograde cargo receptor ERV46 (similar to Saccharomyces cerevisiae ERV46 (YAL042W); ancestral locus Anc_7.31): MVQKSALLSFDAFSKTEEDVRIRTRSGGLISLSCVVLTIFLLISEWLNFNQVVTRPQLVVDRDRQLKLDFVVDITFPSMPCAMISLDIMDNAGELQLDIMEAGFTKTRIDSNGKEISTSSFDASDSSSDYVPDDENYCGSCYGAKDQDKNDELPKEERVCCQTCDDVRKAYLEAEWAFYDGKNIEQCEREGYVERINQQLNEGCRVQGNALLSRIQGTIHFAPGRGFQNNRGHFHDMSLYDNTPQLNFNHIIHHLSFGKPINSGAEDRGAATSTHPLDGRQVFPDRDTHLHQFSYFAKIVPTRYEYLDDVVVETAQFSTTYHDRPLRGGVDDDHPNTLHSRGGSPGMFVYFEMSPLKVINKEQHAQTWSGFLLNCITSIGGVLAVGTVLDKVLYKAQKSIWGKKSQ, translated from the coding sequence ATGGTTCAGAAGTCTGCCTTGCTGTCCTTTGATGCATTTTCCAAgacagaggaagatgtgCGTATACGTACCAGGTCTGGTGGGCTAATCTCGCTTTCGTGCGTGGTTTTGACTATCTTTCTGTTGATCAGTGAGTGGTTAAACTTTAACCAGGTGGTTACAAGGCCGCAGTTGGTTGTAGATAGAGACCGTCAGTTGAAATTGGATTTTGTCGTTGATATTACGTTCCCCTCTATGCCATGCGCCATGATTAGCTTGGATATTATGGACAACGCAGGTGAATTACAATTGGATATCATGGAGGCTGGATTCACCAAGACCAGGATTGATTCGAACGGTAAGGAGATCTCAACTAGTTCGTTTGACGCCAGCGATTCCTCTTCCGATTATGTCCCCGATGATGAGAACTACTGTGGTTCGTGTTACGGGGCCAAGGACCAAGACaagaatgatgaattgcCTAAGGAGGAACGTGTTTGCTGCCAAACGTGTGACGACGTCCGAAAGGCATACTTAGAGGCTGAGTGGGCGTTCTATGATGGGAAGAACATAGAGCAATGTGAACGTGAAGGTTATGTCGAAAGGATCAACCAACAGTTGAATGAAGGTTGCAGAGTTCAAGGAAATGCGCTATTGAGTAGAATTCAAGGTACCATTCATTTTGCACCCGGGAGAGGATTCCAAAACAACCGTGGTCACTTCCATGACATGTCTCTCTACGACAATACTCCACAATTAAATTTCAACCATATTATCCACCATTTGAGCTTCGGTAAACCTATCAACTCTGGCGCTGAAGATCGCGGAGCCGCAACTTCTACGCACCCATTAGATGGCCGTCAAGTGTTCCCAGACCGTGATACACATTTGCACCAGTTCTCCTACTTCGCTAAGATAGTTCCTACAAGATACGAGTATTTGGACGACGTAGTGGTTGAGACAGCGCAATTTAGCACCACATACCACGATAGACCACTCAGAGGCGGTGTCGACGACGACCATCCTAACACATTGCACTCAAGAGGAGGCTCGCCAGGCATGTTCGTCTACTTCGAGATGTCACCATTAAAAGTTATCAATAAAGAACAGCACGCCCAGACCTGGTCCGGATTTCTACTTAACTGCATCACCAGTATCGGAGGCGTGCTCGCCGTTGGTACAGTACTTGACAAAGTGCTCTACAAGGCTCAGAAATCCATATGGGGTAAGAAGAGCCAGTGA
- the SNX3 gene encoding Snx3p (similar to Saccharomyces cerevisiae SNX3 (YOR357C); ancestral locus Anc_7.30) gives MREFKSFSTTEQSTLPQGHRNPTYSEIYAEPENFLEVEVINPKTHVPNGSDTRGMFTDYEIICRTNLPSFHKRVSRVRRRYSDFEFFRKCLVKELSMYSNHPKVVIPHLPGKILLSNRFNDDVIEERRQGLNKWVEAVVGHPLLQTGSKTLVRFIEEPKFVG, from the coding sequence ATGAGAGAGTTCAAATCATTTAGCACCACAGAACAGAGTACATTACCACAGGGTCACAGGAACCCAACTTACAGCGAGATTTACGCTGAACCTGAGAACTTTCTAGAGGTCGAAGTGATCAATCCAAAGACTCACGTCCCAAATGGGTCTGATACGAGGGGAATGTTTACGGATTACGAGATCATTTGCCGTACGAATCTTCCTAGTTTCCACAAGAGGGTTTCAagagtaagaagaaggtattCTGATTTCGAGTTCTTTCGTAAATGCTTGGTGAAGGAGTTGTCCATGTATAGCAATCACCCCAAAGTTGTGATCCCCCATCTTCCAGGGAAAATACTACTGAGCAACAGattcaatgatgatgtgatCGAAGAGAGGAGACAGGGTCTTAACAAGTGGGTAGAGGCCGTGGTGGGACATCCACTCTTACAAACCGGATCTAAGACCCTTGTAAGGTTCATCGAGGAGCCGAAATTCGTCGGATAG
- the HAP5 gene encoding Hap5p (similar to Saccharomyces cerevisiae HAP5 (YOR358W); ancestral locus Anc_7.29), with amino-acid sequence MAENGNREVAAATAVDESGRPEMVNPMEGDDEEELDVFRNVGQGLVGHYREIMIQYWQELINEIESTNEPDSHHQDDFKSHSLPLARIKKVMKTDEDVRMISAEAPILFAKACEIFITELTMRAWCVAEENKRRTLQKADIGEALQKSDMFDFLIDIVPRHLQQ; translated from the coding sequence ATGGCTGAGAATGGGAATAGGGAAGTAGCAGCAGCTACGGCTGTCGATGAAAGTGGTAGGCCGGAAATGGTGAATCCTATGGAGGGcgatgacgaggaagaattggacGTGTTCAGAAATGTGGGGCAAGGTTTAGTGGGACACTACAGGGAGATAATGATTCAGTATTGGCAGGAACTTATCAATGAGATTGAATCGACAAATGAGCCCGACTCGCACCACCAGGATGACTTCAAATCTCATTCGCTGCCCTTGGcaagaataaagaaagtgatgaagacaGATGAGGATGTTAGAATGATCAGTGCAGAAGCGCCGATCCTCTTTGCAAAGGCCTGTGAGATATTCATAACGGAATTGACCATGAGAGCGTGGTGTGTCGCAGAGGAGAACAAGAGGCGGACCTTGCAAAAGGCAGATATAGGAGAAGCTTTACAGAAGAGTGATATGTTTGATTTCCTCATAGATATAGTCCCCAGGCACCTGCAGCAGTAA